The DNA sequence GCGATGAGCCCGACGTCGGCGCTCTCGTCGGCGAGCACCGCCAGGCAGGCGCCCTCGCCCGCGGCGGTCACGAACAGGTAGGCGTACTCCATCTCGACGACGGTCTGGCGCACGGCCCCGCCGCCGAACTGGCGGCCGGTCCCGCGTGCCAGGCTCTGGAAGGCCGAGGCCACCGCCGAGAGATGTTCGCCCTCCTCGGGGGTGAGACCGCGGGACCGCCCGATGAGCAGGCCGTCGGCGGACAGCACGATCGCGTGCTGGGCGCCGACGACGCGGTCGACGAGGTCGTCGAGCAGCCAGTTCAGATCGCCTGCGGCGTGGTTGTTCTGCATCGTCTATTCGCTCTCTCCCGTGTGTGGGCCCGACGGCCGACCCGCGGCGCGCTCGCCTGCCGCGCCGACCGGCGTCGGCGGCCGCGGACCGCCCCCCGTTTCGTCTTCCGGACCGGCGAGCCGGCGCGGTCCCGCCCCCTCGGGTGCGGCGCCGTGCTCGAAGCGGCCGCGTTCCGCCGGCTCGGGCTGTTCGCCGACCGGGGCCCGCTCCCGGTCGCCGTCGTCGGACTCTTCGCGGCCCTGCCGCGTGCCGCTCTGGAAGGCGCTCATCATCCGGCGGGCGTCGTCGGGTTCGCGCAGGCTCACCGGCGCGCCCGAGTCGGATTCGCCGCCTCCGCCGGCGGGTGCGGGGTCGTGGCGCAGCTGCGGCGCGAGGTTGGCCTGCCTGCGGCGCCGCGGCAGCGCGGGGCGTTCGCCGCCGGAGTCCTGGGGGTCGGCGGACGACGGCGCGGGCGCGTGGTCCGCCGGTTCGGGTTCCGCTCGGCGCCCGGGGGCGGCGGGAGCGGCGGGAGCGGACTCCGCGGGGACCTCCTTGCGGCGGCGGCCCGCGGTGCCGGCGAGGAGGCCGCCGGAAGTGCGGGCGTTCCCGTCGGGGCCGGGTGCAGTGGCCGGGCGGTCGGGGAGCGCCGAAGGCTCGGCCCGAGAGATCAGCGCGGCCGGGATGAGGACGACCGCACGCGTGCCGCCGTAGGGCGAGGGGCACAGCCGTACGTGGATGTCGTGCTTGGCGGCGAGGCGCGCGACGACGAACAGGCCCAGCCGGGAGTCCCGGTTCAGGGCCATGACGTCGAACTCTGGCGCCTGCTCCAGGGTCGCGTTGGCGGCGTCCAGATCGGGGCCGCCCATACCCAGGCCGCGGTCTTCGATCTCCACGGCGACGCCCTTGGGGACGACCTCGCTGTGGATGTGCACCACGGTATGCGGAGGCGAGAAGGCGGTGGCGTTCTCGACCAGTTCGGCGACCAGGTGGATGACGTCGGCCACGACCGAACCGGAGAGGGAGAGCTCGGGCACCAGGCGCAGTTTGACGCGGGTGTACTCGTCGGTCTCGGAGATGGCGCCCCGCAGGATGTCCACGAGGGGGATGGGGTTGCGCCAGCGGCGGCCGGGGCGGCCTCCGCCGAGGATGATGAGGTTCTCGGCGTTGCGTCGTCCGCGGGTGGCCAGGTGGTCGAGGTGGAACAGGTCTTCGAGCAGGTCGGGGTCTTCCTCCTCGCGCTCGATCCGGTCCAGCAGCTGGAGCTGGCGCTGCACCAGCGACTGGTTGCGGTGGGCGATGGCGAGGAAGACCCGGTTGACGCCGGCGCGGGTCTCGGCCTCCTTCACCGCGGCGCTGACGGCGGTGCGCTGGGCGGTGTTGAAGGCGTCGGCCACCTGGCCGACCTCGTCGTTGCCGTGGTCGAGGCGGCGCAGCTCGGTGTCGAGGTCGACGGGCTCGGCGTCGGCCAGTCGGCGCACGATCCGGGGCAGTTCGTCCCGCGCCAGGATCAGCGTGTCGGCGCGCAGCCGGCCCAGCCGAGAGGTCAGGCGGGCGGCCGAGCGCGAGGCGACGCCGTATGCGACGGTTCCGGCGAACAGCGAGACGATGCCACCGCCGAGCGCCAGGTTGAACATCCAGGCGCTGGCGGCGTCGGTGGCGGCCGTGACGGCGCGGAGCTGGGAATCGACGAGGGCCACCAGGTGGGCGTTGACGTCGTCGGCGTCGGCGCGCCAGCCGTCGAGGCTCTCGGGCGCCGACCGGTCGGCGGAGCCGCCGCCGGTGACGGGGTCCACCTCGATGGCCGGTTCGTACGCGGCGACGGTGTCGGCGGTGTCGTTCATGCGGCGCCACGCCGCGCTCTCGACCATGCCGCTGTGCGCCTGCTCGGCCTGGCCGTCGAGGGAGGGGGCGGTGCCGGCCATGCGGGTGCGCAGCCCGGTGATCATCGAGGCGAACCCGGTCTGGCGGGCGGTGGTGAGCCGGTCGGCGGCGATGGCGCCGCTGAGCAGGGCGTCGCCGCGGGTGAAGGACTCCTGAGCGCGGACGAGGGCGGCGGCGTCGGCTCCTGCGGCCGCCGCGGGGCCGTCGTCGAGGTCGTGCACGAGCGCGTCGTAGAGGCGGATGCCCTTGGCGATCACCTCGTCGTAGGCCGAGAGGGCGGACCGCGGCCCGGTTTCGTCGGACATGACACCGTCGCGGATCTCGCTGCGCCGGTCGACCTCGGTGAAGTAGGCCGCGGCGGCGCGGGCGGTTCCGCCGTCGCCGTGGTCGCGCAGTCCTGCGCCGCGGGAGTCGACTTCCTCGACGGCGCCGTCGGTGGTCCCGGCCTGTTGGCGCAGCGCCGAGAGCACCTCCTGCGAAGGGGCGCTCGCGTACTGGACCGCCAGGCGGCGCTCGCGCTGCAGCTCGACGATCGAGTAGTAGAGGTAGACGCCGGTGCGCCCGTCGCCGGTGGCCACCCGCAGCGAGACGGCCTGGGTGAGCGTCACCGTGCTCAGCACGGCGAACAGCGCCAGGAACGTGATGCTGGGAATCAGCACGATCCTGTTGAGCTGGGCTCTGATGCCGCGCTCCGAGCCGCCCTGCTCACTCATCGATCCCCCCACGACGCGTACGCGAACGCGGGCACCCCGCCGGATTCACACGGCGGCGGCCGCGGGTCTTGCCCGCTGCTCCGCCGACGCGCCGCGCCGGCACCGGCCGCTGTCCATCCCCGTGTCCACGGTCCCCGTGCCCGGCTGCGGCAGGCCGCAGCGGAGGCCACCCCCCGCGCCGTCACAGTACGCGCAGGGGGAAACACCCGTGGTGCCCACAATCCAAGGACGCTACAGCATCGGACCGGGCGGCGATGGCGGTTTGCACGAAGTCCCAGGTGAGTGGGGGTGACGGCTAGATGAGTGAGTCCACGGGTTGCCTGACGGAGAACAGTGGGCACCGAGGACGGCGCCGGGTCCGGCCCGCGGTCGACGCACCCGACCCGACGACCGCAGGCCCAACCATCCACCACCGTCGCCGCCGCTTTTCAGTCAAGTTCACCCGTCACCCGGCAGACCACAAGGCCGCCCAGCGCACCCGGCGCCGCGCCGAGACCGGCCCCAGGGACGGATTCGGCGCCGAAACCGGCTCCAAAGACAGTCTCGGTGAAGACCGGACGCCCGATTGTCCGTTATGCAGGATTTCGCAACATCTATTGCGCGGGAATTGCCAAGAACCGGCCTTGGATATGGCGATTTCCGCACAGTAGATGCCGACCGGGCCGCCCCTCCCCCGCCCGGCCCCAGGAGCGGGATAGCGCCCGCGCGGGCGCGAGGGACACCCGCCACCCGCCCGGTGTGCAGGCCGCACAGCCGACCCGAGGCGCCCCCAGGCGGCTGCTACGCCTCGGCTTCGGCGAAAGCGCGGTGGTCGGCGATCCGGGCGCGGAGGCGCTCCAGCTGTTCCCGGACTCGGGCGGGGGCGGTGCCGCCCTTGGCCGAGCGGGAGGCGAGCGAGCCCTCGACGGTGAGGACCTCGCGGACGCCGGGTGTCAGGTGCGGCGAGATCTTCGCGAGGTCGCTGTCGGTGAGGTCGGGAAGGTCGATCCCGCGCTCCTCGCAGGTGCGGACGCAGGCTCCGGCGATCTCGTGGGCCTCGCGGAAGGGGACGCGCCGGCGCACCAGCCACTCGGCGACGTCGGTGGCCAGGGAGAACCCCTGGGGCGCGAGCTCGGCCATGCGCTCGCCGTTGAACTCCAGGGTGGCGACCATGCCGGTGAAGGCCGGCAGCAGCAGGGTGAGCGTGTCGGCGGTGTCGAAGACCGGCTCCTTGTCCTCCTGCAGGTCGCGGTTGTAGGCCAGCGGAAGGCCCTTGAGGGTGCCCAGCAGGCCGGCCAGGTCGCCGATGAGGCGGCCGGACTTGCCGCGGGCCAGCTCGGCGACGTCGGGGTTCTTCTTCTGCGGCATGATCGAGGACCCGGTGGAGAACGCGTCGTCCAGGGTCACGAAGGCGAACTCCTTGGTGGCCCACAGGATGATCTCCTCGGCCAACCGCGACAGGTCGACGCCGACCATGGCGCCGACGAAGGCGAACTCGGCGACGACGTCGCGCGCCGCCGTGCCGTCGATGGAGTTCTCGGCCGCGGCGGGGAATCCGAGCTCGGCCGCCACCGCCTCGGGGTCCAGGCCCAGCGAGGAGCCCGCCAGTGCGCCCGATCCGTAGGCCGAGACCGCTGCACGCGCGTCCCAGTCGCGCAACCGCTCGACGTCGCGCAGCAGCGGCCAGGCGTGGGCGAGCAGGTGGTGCGCCAGCAGCACCGGCTGGGCGTGCTGGAGATGGGTTCGGCCGGGCATGGGCACGGCGATGTTGGCCTCGGCCTGGTCGGCCAAGGCCGAGGTGAGGTCGAGCAGCTCGCCCGCGACGGCACGCGCCTGCTCGCGGAGGTACATCCGCACCATGGTGGCGATCTGGTCGTTGCGCGAGCGTCCGGCGCGCAGCCGCCCGCCGAGCTCGGGGCCTACACGCTCGATGAAGCCGCGCTCCAGAGCGGTGTGCACGTCCTCGTCGGCGAGCACCGGCGTGAACTCGCCGGAGGCGACGTCGGCCTCCAGCCGGTCCAGGCCCTCCAGCATGGCCGCCAACTCGTCGTCGGTGAGCAGTCCCGCCGTGTGCAGCACGCGTGCGTGGGCGCGGGAGCCGGCGATGTCGTGGCGGGCGAGCCGCCAGTCGAAGTGGGTGCTCAGGGAGAGCCGGGCGAGCGCCTCGGAGGGGCCGCCGGCGAAGCGGCCGCCCCACAGGCGGGTGACCTGGGTGTCACTCTCGTTGGCCACGGTCGGGTCCTCTGCGTTCGGGGTGTCTCGCCCGGCCCCGACCGCGCGGCGGCGGCCCGGGACCGGATGGGCGTACGGGTCGGGTCGGGGCGCCGGTGCTCGGGCGCGGCGGCGGCCGAGCACCGGCGGCGGTGCGGGGGGCGCCACCGGCGGCCCCCGCACCGCGGGTTCAGCTGTGCTTGCGGTCGCGCAGGTTGGAGATCTTGGCGGGCATGCTCCACACGTCGATGAACCCGCGGGCCATCGACTGGTCGTAGGTGTCGCCGGTGTCGTAGGTCGCGAGGTCGTAGTCGTAGAGCGACGCCTCGCTGCGCCGGCCGGTGACGACGGCGCGGCCGCCGTGCAGCACCATGCGGATGTCGCCGGTGACGTGCCGGTTGGCCTCGCCGACGAAGACGTCGAGGGACTGCTTGAGCGGGGAGAACCAGAGGCCGTCGTAGACCAGCTCGCCCCACCGCTGGTCGACGCCGCGCTTGAAGCGGGCCAGGTCGCGTTCGACGGTGACGGCCTCCAGTTCCTGGTGGGCGGCGATGAGCGCCATGGCGCCGGGCGCCTCGTAGACCTCGCGGCTCTTGATGCCCACGAGCCGGTCCTCCACCATGTCGATGCGGCCCACGCCCTGGGCGCCGGCGCGGCGGTTCATCTCCTCGACGACCTGCAGCGGCGAGAGTTCCTTGCCGTCGACCGCGGTGGGCACGCCGGCGGTGAAGGTGACGACCAGCTCGTCGGGCTCGCGCTGTTCGGCGGGGTTGTCGGTGTAGGCGTAGACGTCCTCGATGGGCCCGTTCCAGATGTCCTCCAGGAACCCGGTCTCGACCGCGCGGCCGAACAGGTTCTGGTCGATGGAGTAGGGCGACTTCTTGGTGACGTCGATGGGCAGGCCCTTCTCCTCCGCGAAGGCGATGGCCTTGTCCCGGGTCATGCCGGAGTCGCGCACGGGGGCGACGACCCGCAGTTCGGGGAACAGCGCGGCCAGGCCGGCCTCGAAGCGCACCTGGTCGTTGCCCTTGCCGGTGCAGCCGTGGCCGACCATGGTGGCGTTGTGGTAACGGGCGGCTTCGGCCAGGTGCTTGACGATCAGCGGCCGCGACAGCGCCGAAACCAGCGGGTAGCGGTCCATGTAGAGGGCGTTGGCCTGGATGGCGGGGATGCAGTATTCGCCGGCGAACTCGTCCTTGGCGTCGGCGACGACGGCCTCGACCGCGCCGCAGTCGACGGCCCGCTGGCGGACGACGTCCAGGTCCTCGCCTCCCTGGCCGCAGTCGATGGCCACGGCGACGACCTCCGCGCCGGTCTCCTCGGCGATCCAGCCGATGGCGACGGAGGTGTCCAGGCCCCCCGAGTACGCGAGTACGACCCGCTCGGTCATGATGCTTTCTCCTTGTGTGTTCGTTGCGTGCGGCGCCGCGGTCGCCCCCGGCCGGGCCGGTGCCGTCAGGGGCGCCGGTCGGCCAGCCGCAGCAGTGCCGATGCCAGTTCCCCGCCGCCGTCGGGGTCGCGGGAGATCACCAGGATGGTGTCGTCTCCGGCGATGGTGCCGAGGATGGCGTGGAAGTCGGTGTGGTCGATGGCTGAGGCCAGGTATTGGGCGGCGCCCGGCGGGGTGCGGACGACGACCATGTTGGCCGAGGCCTCGGCGGAGACCAGCAGGTCCTCGGCCAGCCGGGTGAGGCGGGCGCTGGAGAGATGTTCCAGGTCGAGGCTGTCGGGCCGGGCCCGCTGCAGCCGCTCGCCGCCCTCCCCGGGCAGTACGTAGATGAGTTCTCCGTCGACGGTGCGCAGCTTGACCGCCCCCAGTTCGTCCAGGTCGCGGGAGAGCGTGGCCTGGGTGACCTGCACGCCGCTCTCGGCCAGCAGCCGCGCCAGCTCCGCCTGGGAGCGGACGTCGTTGCGGGTGAGGGCCTCGCTGATACGGGCGTGGCGGGCGGTCTTGGTCATGGGTGCGGAGCCGGCGCCGTCGACGGTCATCGTCGATCGGCCTCTCTGCCGGTGTCGCCGCCGGCGAGCAGGAACCTCAGCAGCGCCTTCTGCGCGTGGCGGCGGTTCTCCGCCTGGTCCCACACGGCGCTGTTGGGTCCGTCGATGACGGATGCGGCGATCTCCTCGCCGCGGTGGGCCGGCAGGCAGTGCAGGACGACGGCGCCGGGGTCGGCGGCGGCCAACGCGTCCTCGTCGACGGCGTAGCCCTCGAAGGGCGCCGCGCGCTCGGCGGCTTCGGCCTCCTGGCCCATCGACGTCCACACGTCGGTGGCCAGCACGTCGGCGCCCGCTGCGGCTGCGGCGGCGTCGCCGGTGACGGTGATGGAGGCGCCGGTGGTGCCGGCGATCTCGGTGGCGCGGGAGAGGACGGCGGCGTCGGGCCGGTAGCCGTCGGGCGCGGCGATGCGCACGTGCATGCCGGCCAGTGCGCAGCCCAGCAGGTAGGAGTGGGCCATGTTGTTCGCGCCGTCGCCGAAGTAGGCGAGGGTGAGCCCGGCGAGGCGGCCCTTGCGTTCGCGCACGGTCTGCAGGTCGGCGAGGATCTGGCAGGGGTGGAACGTGTCGGTGAGGGCGTTGACGACGGGCACGCCCGCGGCGGCGGCCATGTCCTCCAGCCGCTGCTGGGCGAAGGTGCGCCACACGACGGCGGCGACCTGGCGCTCCAGGACCCGGGCGGTGTCCTCGATGGGCTCGCCGCGGCCCATCTGGCTGCCCTGGGCGTCGATGACCAGCGGGTGCCCGCCCAGCTCGGACACGCCCACGGCGAAGGAGACCCGGGTGCGCGTGGAGGGCTTGTCGAACAGCAGCGCCACGGTGCGCGGACCCTCCAGCGGCCGGTGGGCGTAGGGGTCCTTCTTCATGGCGTCGGCGAGGTCGAGGACCGCGGCCTGCTCGGCGGCGGTGAGGTCGTCGTCGCGCAGGAAGTGCCGCACGGGGCGGGCGGCGCCGTTTCCGGTTTCGGTGCTCAACGTGCCTCCTCGAGGATGGCGGGCAGGGCCGCGGTGAACTCCAGGATCTCGTCGCGCGAGATCGTCAGCGGGGGCGCGATCCGGACCGTGTCCGGGGTGACCGCGTTGACCAGGAATCCGTGTGCCGCGGCGGACGTCTGCACCGCTGCGGACGCGTTCTCGTGCAGCCGCAGCCCGCGCCACAGGCCGGCGCCGCGGACCTCGGCGAGCAGCGGGTGGTCGACGGCGGCGGCCTCGCGCTCCAGCAGGGTGCCCAGTTCGGCTGCGGAGGCCAGGAGGTTCTCGTGCTCGATGGTGTCGAGCACGGCCAGGGCGGCGGCGCAGGCGACGGGGTTGCCGCCGAACGTGGAGCCGTGGTCGCCCTTGGCGAATGCGGTCGCGTAGCGTCCGAAGCCGACGCAGGCGCCGATGGGTAGTCCGCCGCCCAGGCCCTTGGCGAGGGTCAGCACGTCGGGCACGACGCCTTGGGCCTGGTGGGCGAACCAGTGGCCGGTGCGTCCGATGCCGCTCTGGATTTCGTCGAGCACGAAGGCGGCGCCGGCGGCGTCGCAGATGCGGCGGACGTCGGCCAGGTAGCCGGCGGAGGCGGGCACCACCCCGGCCTCCCCTTGGACGGGTTCGACGAAGACGGCGGCGCAGGTGTCGTCGACGGCCTCGCGCAGCGCCTCGGCGTCGCCGTGCGGGACGAAGGCCACCTCAATGCCGTAGGGCCCGAACGCGTCGCGGATGGCGGGCTTGCCGGTGAGGGCGAGCGCCCCCAGGGTGCGGCCGTGGAAGCCGTTCTCGGTGGCCACGATCCGGGTGCGGCCCTCGCCCGCGGCCCGTTTGACGAGTTTGAGCGCGGCCTCGTTGGCCTCGGTTCCGGAGTTGGCGAAGAACACGCGGGCGTCGCGCTCGGCGGTGCCGCCGAGCAGGGCCACAAGCCGTTCGGCCAGCTCGACCTCGCGCTCGTGGAGGAACAGGTTGCTGGTGTGCGCGACGGCCGCGGCCTGGTCGGCGACGGCCGCCACCAGCGCGGGGTGGCCGTGTCCCAGGGCGGAGACGGCGATGCCGGCGATGAGGTCGAGGTAGCTCCGGCCGTCGGCGTCGTAGACCCGGCAGCCCTCACCGCGGGCGATCGCCACGGGCGGGGTGCCGTAGTTGGGCATCAGGGCGGCGTCGTAGCGGGCCTGCAGGTCGCTCGTGGCGCTCATCGGTCACTCGCCTTCGAAAATGTCGACGGGCTCGGTGGGCTCCTCGGCCTCGGCGACGATCATCGTGCCGATGCCCTCGTTGGTGAAGACCTCCAGCAGCATGGAGTGGGGGGTGCGCCCGTCGAGGACGTGGGCCTGCGGGACTCCGCCGCGCACCGCCTGCAGGCACGCCTCCATCTTGGGCACCATGCCTTCGGCGAGGTCGGGCAGCATGGTCTCCAGCTCGCCGGCGGTGAGCCTGCTGATCAGCTCCTCGCAGACCGGATAGTCGGCGTAGAGCCCTTCGACGTCAGTGAGCACGACGAGTTTTCCGGCGTCCAGGCCCACCGCGAGCGCGGCGGCGGCGGTGTCGGCGTTGACGTTGAAGACGCCCTCCTCGGAGCGGGCGACGCTGGAGATGACGGGGATGCGGCCGTCTTCGAGCAGGGTGCGCACGACGCCGGGCTGGACCTCGGCCACCTCGCCGACCTGCCCGAGGTCGACGGGGGCGCCGTCGACCCAGGCGGACTTGCGCTCGGCGGTGATCAGGTGCGCGTCCTCGCCGGAGAGGCCAACGGCGAAGGGGCCGTGGGCGTTGATGAGCCCGACGATGTCGCGGTTGACCTGGCCCACCAGCACCATGCGCACGACGTCCATGGTCTCGGGGGTGGTGACGCGCAGCCCGGCCGCGAACGTGCTGGTGACGCCGAGCCGGTCCAGGTGGGCGCTGATCTGCGGGCCGCCCCCGTGCACGACGACGGGGCGCAGGCCGGCGTAGCGCAGGAAGACGATGTTCTCGGCGAAGCGCTCGCGCAGCGCGGGGTCGGTCATCGCGTTGCCGCCGTACTTGACCACGACGGTCTTGCCGTGGAAGCGGCTCAGCCAGGGTAGGGCTTCGATCAGCGTGTTGGCCTTGTCCAGGGCCTGTTTGCGAGAGTTCATCGGATTCACGGTGGCGCCGCGCCGTCTGAATGGCGCCGGTGCACCGCTCTTCCCTCCCTTTCCGACGTGTTCGCCTGGGCTGGTCCGGTGGTCGCCGCGCCGCGGGCGGGCGGCGGCGGGCTCGGCAGGCGGTTAGGAGCTGTAGTCCGCGTTTTCGTGCACGTAGCCGGTGGTCAGGTCGTTGGTCCACACGGTCGCCGCCGCGCTGCCGGCCTGCAGGTCGACGGTGACGGTGACGTCGCGCCCGCTCAGGTCCACCTTGGATCGGTCGTCGCCGATGGCGCCGCGGCGGCACACCCAGACACCGTTGATGGCGAGGTTGACCTCGTCGGGGTCGAACCGGGCGCCGGTGGTGCCCACCGCCGCCAGGGCCCTGCCCCAGTTGGGGTCTTCGCCGAACACGGCGCATTTGAACAGGTTGCTGCGGGCCACGGAGCGGGCGGCCTCGACGGCGTCGGCCTCGTCGGCGGCGCCGACCGCCTCGACGGCGATGGACTTGGTGGAACCTTCGGCGTCGGCGACGAGTTGGCGGGCGAGGTCGTCGCAGACCTCGGTGAGCAGCGCGCCGAACTCGGCCTCGTCGGGTGTCGTACCCGACGCGCCGCTGGCCATGAGCACGACGGTGTCGTTGGTGGAGGCGCAGCCGTCGGAGTCGACGCGGTCGAAGGTGCGCCGGGTGGCGGCGCGCAGCAGGCCGTCGCACTGGGGGGCGGTGAGGTCGGCGTCGGTGGTGATGACGGCCAGCATGGTGGCCAACTCGGGAGCGAGCATACCGGCGCCTTTGGCCATGCCGCCGACGGTGTAGCCGGCGCCGCGCTTGAAGGCGATCTTGGCGACGGTGTCGGTGGTGCGGATGGCGTCGGCGGCGTCGAGGCCGCCGTCGCGCGCGGCGGAGCCCACCGCCTGCTGGGCGCCGTCGAGCAGCCGCGGCATGGGCAGCCGCTCGCCGATGATGCCGGTGGAGCAGACGAGGACCTCCCCTGCGGAGTCCTCCAGGGCGTCGGCGACGTGCTCCGCTGTGGCGTGGGTGTCCTGGAACCCGGCGGGGCCGGTGCAGGCGTTGGCGCCGCCGGCGTTGAGGACCACCGCGCGGACGCGGCCCCCCTCGGCGACCTGCTGCGACCACAGCACGGGGGCGGCCTTTATGCGGTTGCGGGTGAACACGGCCGCGGCGGCGCGGGAGGGCCCGTCGTTGACGACGACGGCGACGTCGCGGGAGCCGCCGGGTTTGAGGCCGGCGCTGACGCCGGCGGCGCGGAACCCGTTGGGTGCGGTGACGCTCACGGTGGGGCCTTTCACGTGGGTCGAAGGCGGTGCGGCCGGTTCGGCTAGGGCGCGACGCCGGTGACGGGCAGTCCCCGGTCCTCGGGCAGCCCCAATGCGAGGTTGGCGCTTTGCAGGGCGCCGCCGGCGGTGCCCTTGGTGAGGTTGTCCAGCGCGGCCACGGCGACCATGCGGCCCGCGTCGGGGTCGACGGTGACCTGGACGAGCGCGGTGTTGGCGGCCAGCGTCATGGCCGTACTGGGCCAGGTGCCCTCGGGCAGGAGGTGCACGAAGGGTTCGGGCGCGTAGCGCGTGCGGTAGGCGGCGGTGATCTCCTCGACGGCGGTGCCGGGGCGCAGCGGCGCCGAGCAGGTGGCCAGGATGCCGCGCGGCATCGGGGCGAGGACGGGTGTGAAGGAGAGCTTCACCGGTGCGCCGGCCACACCGGACAGGTTCTGCACGATCTCGGGATTGTGGCGGTGTGCGCCGCCGACCCCGTAGGGACTGGCCGAGCCCATGACCTCGCTGCCGACCAGGTGCGGCTTGGGTGCCTTGCCCGCTCCGGAGGTGCCGGTCACGGCGACGACGACAGCCTCGGGCTCGACGAGCTCCGCGGCCATGGCGGGGAACAGCGCCAGGGTTGCGGTGGTGACGTGGCAGCCGGGCACGGCGACGCGGCGGGTGCCGGCCAGGGACTCGCGGGCGCCGGGGAGCTCGGGCAGTCCGTAGGGCCAGGTGCCGGCGTGCGGGGTGCCGTAGTAGCGCTCCCAGGCGTCGGCGTCGGCGAGCCGGAAGTCTGCGCCGCAGTCGACGACGAGGGTGTCGGGGCCCAACTGCTCGGCGATGGCGCCGGACTGGCCGTGCGGCAGCGCGAGGAACACAAGGTCGTGGCCCGCGAGGGTGTCGGCGGTGGTCTCGGCCAGCACGCGGTCGGCGAGCGGAACCAGGTGCGGCTGGTGCTCGCCGAGCCGGCTGCCCGCACTGCCTCCCGCGGTCAGCGTGCCGATCTCCATGTCAGGGTGGTCGAGCAGCAGGCGCAGCAGCTCGCCGCCCGCATAGCCGCTGGCTCCGGCGACGGCCGCCGTGTACCCCATGGTCGCTCCCCTGCGTGCACCTGACTTACTTGAACCATCATGCACTAGGTTGCAATTTTATGCAACTGTGGGTCGAAGGCAGAATTCCCGGGCGCCGCCGCGTCGGACGGGCGCGCTAGTAGCACTTCGTTGCGTGCGTCGTCGGTGGAGGCGGCTCGGGTCGACTTTCCACTGGATGGATACGCGCGCCCGAACCGATCCGCGCGGGCCCAGCCACCCGCTACCGTCGCTGCCGCCTTTACCGGACAACCGGAGATCGCCCGCCCACAGGGCCGCCCAGCGGACCCTCGGTGCCGCCGAAGGCGGCGGACGGCCGGACGCGGCCGTAGCGGACGGCCGCCCTACTTCCCCGCCAGGCGCCCCGCTATACCCGCCAGCCGGGAGGTGCGCGAGCCGGAGACACAGCCGGACTCGCGGCGGTCGGCCCCCCGGTGGAGGCCGTGGACCATGTGGGTGCCCACCCACCGCAGGGGCTCGGGCTCCCAGCCGCGCACGCGCCGACCCACCCAGGGCAGTCGCGTCAACTCACTGCGCTCGCCCAGCACCAGGTCCCGCAGCGTGCGCCCGGCCAGATTCGCCGCAGTGACGCCGCTGCCCACGTAGCCGCCCGCCCAGCCGAGGCCGGTGGCCGGGTCCAGGCCGACCGCGGGGCACCAGTCGCGCGGTACGCCCAGCACGCCCGACCAGGCGTGGGCGATGGGGACCTCCGATGCGACGGGGAACAGCCGCGCCAGCACGCGCCAGAGTTCGGCGATGGTCTGCGGCGGCGTGGCACCGTCGGCGTCGTGGCCCGAGCCGAACC is a window from the Streptomonospora litoralis genome containing:
- a CDS encoding acetylornithine transaminase, which codes for MSATSDLQARYDAALMPNYGTPPVAIARGEGCRVYDADGRSYLDLIAGIAVSALGHGHPALVAAVADQAAAVAHTSNLFLHEREVELAERLVALLGGTAERDARVFFANSGTEANEAALKLVKRAAGEGRTRIVATENGFHGRTLGALALTGKPAIRDAFGPYGIEVAFVPHGDAEALREAVDDTCAAVFVEPVQGEAGVVPASAGYLADVRRICDAAGAAFVLDEIQSGIGRTGHWFAHQAQGVVPDVLTLAKGLGGGLPIGACVGFGRYATAFAKGDHGSTFGGNPVACAAALAVLDTIEHENLLASAAELGTLLEREAAAVDHPLLAEVRGAGLWRGLRLHENASAAVQTSAAAHGFLVNAVTPDTVRIAPPLTISRDEILEFTAALPAILEEAR
- the argB gene encoding acetylglutamate kinase — translated: MNSRKQALDKANTLIEALPWLSRFHGKTVVVKYGGNAMTDPALRERFAENIVFLRYAGLRPVVVHGGGPQISAHLDRLGVTSTFAAGLRVTTPETMDVVRMVLVGQVNRDIVGLINAHGPFAVGLSGEDAHLITAERKSAWVDGAPVDLGQVGEVAEVQPGVVRTLLEDGRIPVISSVARSEEGVFNVNADTAAAALAVGLDAGKLVVLTDVEGLYADYPVCEELISRLTAGELETMLPDLAEGMVPKMEACLQAVRGGVPQAHVLDGRTPHSMLLEVFTNEGIGTMIVAEAEEPTEPVDIFEGE
- the argJ gene encoding bifunctional glutamate N-acetyltransferase/amino-acid acetyltransferase ArgJ: MSVTAPNGFRAAGVSAGLKPGGSRDVAVVVNDGPSRAAAAVFTRNRIKAAPVLWSQQVAEGGRVRAVVLNAGGANACTGPAGFQDTHATAEHVADALEDSAGEVLVCSTGIIGERLPMPRLLDGAQQAVGSAARDGGLDAADAIRTTDTVAKIAFKRGAGYTVGGMAKGAGMLAPELATMLAVITTDADLTAPQCDGLLRAATRRTFDRVDSDGCASTNDTVVLMASGASGTTPDEAEFGALLTEVCDDLARQLVADAEGSTKSIAVEAVGAADEADAVEAARSVARSNLFKCAVFGEDPNWGRALAAVGTTGARFDPDEVNLAINGVWVCRRGAIGDDRSKVDLSGRDVTVTVDLQAGSAAATVWTNDLTTGYVHENADYSS
- the argC gene encoding N-acetyl-gamma-glutamyl-phosphate reductase yields the protein MGYTAAVAGASGYAGGELLRLLLDHPDMEIGTLTAGGSAGSRLGEHQPHLVPLADRVLAETTADTLAGHDLVFLALPHGQSGAIAEQLGPDTLVVDCGADFRLADADAWERYYGTPHAGTWPYGLPELPGARESLAGTRRVAVPGCHVTTATLALFPAMAAELVEPEAVVVAVTGTSGAGKAPKPHLVGSEVMGSASPYGVGGAHRHNPEIVQNLSGVAGAPVKLSFTPVLAPMPRGILATCSAPLRPGTAVEEITAAYRTRYAPEPFVHLLPEGTWPSTAMTLAANTALVQVTVDPDAGRMVAVAALDNLTKGTAGGALQSANLALGLPEDRGLPVTGVAP